GCCGCTGATCCTGTTGATGTGGGGCTTCCAGCCCGGCGATATCCAGGCCTGGGGCTATAAATTGGCGACAGGCGTCACCGTCGGTTCGGTGACGATTTCGGTCACCGGCATCCTCACCGGAATCGTCGTCTTCATCATAGGCTATTTCCTGACCCGCTGGTTCCAGGGCTGGCTCGACGGCTCGGTAATGGCGCGCGGCAAGGTCGATACCGGCGTGCGCAACTCGATCCGGCTGGCGGTCGGCTATGCCGGCGTCGCGCTCGCTGGGCTCGTCGGCATCTCGGCGGCGGGCATCGATCTCTCCAACCTGGCGCTCGTTGCAGGCGCACTCTCGCTGGGTATCGGCTTTGGCCTGCAGAATGTCGTGTCCAACTTCGTGTCCGGCCTGATCCTGCTCGCCGAGCGGCCGTTCAAGGTCGGCGACTGGATCGTCGCCGGCGACACATCAGGCACGGTCAAGAAGATCAGCGTGCGCGCCACCGAAATCGAGACCTTCCAGCGGCAATCGGTGATCCTGCCCAATTCGAACCTCATCAACAACGCCGTCGGCAACTGGACGCACCGCAACAAGCTCGGACGTGTGGAGATCAAGGTCGGGGTCGCCTATGGCAGCGACGTCAAGCGGGTACACGCGGTCCTGCTTGAGATTGCTCGCGGCCATGCGCTGGTGCTGAAGAACCCGGAACCCTTCGTGCTGTTCACCAATTTCGGGCCGGCAGCACTCGAGTTCGAGATCCGCGTGTTCCTGGCCGATGTGCTGAACGGCGCCATCGTTCAGAACGATATCCGCTTTGCCGTTCTCGATGCTTTTGACGCCGAGCACATAGAAATCCCCTCGACGCCGCGCGCCGAGGTCAAGGTCAAGAAGACCGACGCATGGCCGATCGACGACGACAAGATCGAGGTCGAGTTCGCCGAGAAGGAGCAGGCGAAGGCCAGAGCCGCCGCCGAGGCGAAGCGGCTGGCCAAGACTGGTCGCAAGGCCCGCAAACCCGATCCTAGCTAGGGCCCCAAGCCCCTCCCAAACCAATTGCGGCATGAATGCGGCATTCAGTTGCGGTTCAGCTTGCATCTCATATAAGCTCACATGCAAAGGCGAGAATGCCTTGCGAAATGCAACAGAGGCGGTGTGGAAACACCGATATTGCAAAATGTGGAAGTCGCTCGTCGTCGCCATCGCTCTTACCGCAGCGAGTGGCTCGGCCTTTGCCGCCAGCGCGGTTAACAAGGATGCTGAGACCCGTACGCTGATCGTGACGGAAGGCGGCGGCAAGACGGAGCTGGCGCTGGCGGCCGGCGAAACCGTGGAATTCTGCCCTAACGGCTGTTTCGTCACCTTGCCCAATGGTGACCTCGAGGCCCTGACCGGCTCGGAAACGGTCGAAATCTCGGGTGGCGTTGCCCGCATCAAGTAAAGTCGGCAGGCAGCTCTTGCAGAGGCCGGGCAATGCCCGGCCTTTTCTCGTCTAGGGCAACGGTTGCTTAACGATGACGAGGGAAATACCCCGGCGCATATCCGTTGCAACCAGACGTTTTAACGTTCGTTGCGCCGTTGCTCGCTATGCCGGATACCAAGCCGCCGAAACGTGGCGCGACGGGTTTTTGAGCTGGGCAGGAAAGATATGGATGCGCGGTCGGACAAGAACGCAATCCCGCTTGCGGTCGACCTCGACGGCACGCTGATTGCGACCGATCTTCTTTGGGAAGGCCTGTTCATCCTGCTCAAGAAGAATCCGCTGTATGTTTTCCTGGTTCCGTTCTGGCTGGCCGCCGGCCCGGCGCGGCTGAAACAAGCGATTGCCGACCGCATCGACATCGATCCGGCCTCGCTGCCCTATCGCGAAGCGCTGCTGCAGCGGCTGCTCGCCGACCATAGCGACGGACGCAAGATCGTGCTGGCGACCGGTACGCCACGCAAGTTCGCCGAGACGATCGCCGCGCATCTGGGCGTCTTCGACTATGTGCTGGCGACCGACGGTCCCCACAACATGACCTCGGGCCGCAAGCGCGACGCGCTCATCGCCGCCTATGGCGACGGCGGTTTCGACTATGCCGGCAACAGCCGGCACGACCTCAAGGTTTTCGGAGCCGCGCGCAACGCCATCGTCGTGGCGCCCGATCGCCATGCGAAGCGCTGGCAGGCCGCGCATAGCGCCGAAAGGATGCCGGCGCCGAAAAGGACATTGAAGACATTCGTCAAGATGATGCGGGTGCATCAGTGGCTGAAGAATTCGCTGATCGCGGTGCCGATGGTGCTGTCGCATGAATACTTCAACATTAACATGATCTGGCAATGCCTGCTGGCGTTCGTCTCCTTCAGCGCCGTGGCTTCCGCCATCTACATTCTCAACGATTTCTTCGACCTTGCGCTCGACCGCAAGCATCCGACCAAACGCAACCGGCCTTTCGCCAGCGGCGCTTTGTCGATCCCGTTCGGTCTCGGCGCGATGGCGGTGCTGCTGGCGATCGGCATTGCCGCCGGGCTTCTGTTGCCGATCGAGTTCCTGGGCGTGCTCGCCGGCTATCTGGTGGTGACCACAGCCTATTCGCTGTCGTTCAAGCGCATGCTCCTAGCCGACGTACTGACGCTGGCCGGGCTCTACACGGTGCGTGTGCTGGCAGGTGCTGCGGCGACCGGGGTCGAAGTCTCGTTCTGGCTGCTCGCCTTCTCGATTTTCTTCTTCCTGTCGCTGGCGCTGGTGAAGCGCTATGTCGAACTGCGCACCACAGCCATTCCGGTGGGCGAGCGCATTGCCGGTCGCGGCTACCGCATCGAAGACCAGGAGATCGTCGCCCAGGCAGGAATGGCGTCGGCCTTCTCCTCGGCGCTGGTGCTGGCGCTCTACATGGACAGCGTCGCGGTACGCGAACTCTATCCGCATCCCTGGCTGGTCTGGCCGCTGGCGCCGATCGTGCTGTATTTGACCATGCGGGTCTGGATCCTGGCGCGCCGCAACGAGATGAATGACGATCCGGTCATCTTCATCATTCGCGACTGGCGAAGCCAGATCGTCGTGGTGATCGGCGCCGCCCTTCTGGTCGCGGGAGGCTGGTAGGGCATGGCCGGCGAACGGTACCGGAGTTTTGGCCTCGCCACGCCGGCCGCAAAGCGAGCCATCGCGGCCGACGATGCCATCGCGCTGATGCGAAGCGGCAAGGCGACAAAGAACGCTCTGCTCGCCTATGGCAATGGCCGCTCCTACGGTGATTCCTGCCAGAACGGGCCAGGTGCGGTCGTGGACATGCGGCCGCTGAACCGCATCGGCGCCTTCAATGCCGAGACCGGCCTGCTCGAGGCGGAGGCCGGCGTGTTCCTCTCCGATATCATTGCGCACACTGCACCTTACGGTTTCTTTCCGACTGTCGTCCCAGGCACCCAGTTCGTCACCCTTGGCGGCGCGATCGCCAATGACGTCCATGGCAAGAACCATCACCGGCGCGGCACCTTTGGCTGCCATGTCGAGTCGTTCACGCTGCTGCGCTCGGACGGGCGGACCTACACCTGCTCGGCAACCGACAATGCAAGGCTGTTTGCGGCGACGATCGGCGGCATGGGGCTGACCGGCCTGATCCTGTCGGCCTCGATCCGGCTGATGCGGGTGCATTCGCTCGATATCGCCGAGAAGGTAACGCGGTTTGCCGATCTCGGCGAATTCTTCGAACTGGCCGAGGCCGCCGACCAGGCCAATGAATATGCCGTCGCCTGGATCGACCAGCTTGCCGGCGGCCATGGCCGCGGGCGCGGCCTGTTGTTGACAGGCAATCATGCCGAGTATGGCTCGCATGCGGCGTCTCGCGCCGGCTCCCGTTTTTCAGTGCCGTTCCAGCCGCCGTTCAATGTGCTCAACCGGCCGTTCCTCACCGCCTTCAACGCCGCCTATCGGTGGAAGAAGGGGCGCTCGCCGGGGCCGAGCCAAACCGGCTACCAGGGCTTTTTCTTTCCGCTTGATGGTGTCGGCGACTGGAATCGGCTGTATGGCCCGAAAGGTCTCTACCAGCACCAGAGCTTGGTGCCGGAAAATGTCGCGCGCCAGACCGTGCCGGCGCTGCTCGAGGCGGCGCGACGGGCCGGGCAGGGCTCTTTCCTCACCGTGTTGAAGCGCTTCGGCTCGATCCGCTCGCCGGGGCTGCTGTCTTTTCCGCGGCCAGGCTTCACGTTGACGCTGGATTTCCCCAATCGCGGCGACAGGACGCTGGCCCTGCTCAGCGAACTCGACGGCATCACGGTCGCGGCCGGCGGCGCGGTCAACCCGTACAAGGATGCGCGCATGGGCGCTGATACTTTCGCGGCCTCCTTCCCGAATTGGCAGCGGCTTGAAGCGCTGCGCGACCCGGCGTTCGTGTCCAGTTTCTGGCTGCGGACGGCGAAAAAGCTCAACGTCCGGCCAGGGCGTGTCGAGGCAGCTGAATAGGTACAATCCGAATAAGTCATGGTGAATAGATCGTAATTTCCGTGGTTTACTCAAAGCATTGTCGTGACTTCATGAAATGTTTGCAGGTTCGTAATACGACCGTTGCGAGTGGCGGGTGCAAAATATGAAATACATCGTCTTCATTCTGTTCACGGTCATGACCAATGCCGCCGCGCAGCTGATGCTGAAGCAAGGCATGATGTCACTCGGGCCGATTTCGTTCGAAGGCACCAATCCGCTGTTGAGGCTGTTGCAGGTCGTTTTCAGCCCATGGGTGTTTCTCGGCCTGTGCACCTTCGTCATCTCGATGGCTTCGCATCTCTATGTGCTGTCCAAGGTCGAGCTCAGCTTTGCGTATCCGTTCCTCAGCCTTGCCTATGTCGCGGTTGCGATCTTCGCCTATTTCATCTTCCGCGAGGACCTCAATGCCTGGCGCATTGCCGGCATCGCCTTCATCTGCGTCGGCACCGTGCTGATCGCGCAAAGCGGTCGAGACTTGGGCGGGCGCGGGCATGACGACCAAACCGCTTCCATCATCCCCAACAAGACCAGCGAGATCGTTCGATGAGACATGTTATTTTCGGCGGCGACGGCTTCGTCGGCCGTCATCTTGCCCCGAAGCTTGTGGCCGATGGTGAAGAGGTTGTCGTTGCCGACATCGTCAAGAGCGACCTGGCGCACTATCGCAACGTTCGCTTCGTCACCTGCGATGTCACGGATACGGCCTCGGTGGCCAACATCGGATTGAAGGCCGACGACATGGTCTACAACCTGTCGGCCAAAATGCTGTCGCCGATCCAGGTGCGGGCCAAGCGTCACGACTTCTTCTTTCCGGTGAATCTCCACGGCACCGAACACATCATGCAGGCGATGGACAAGGCCGGCGCGTCCAAGCTCGTCCACTACACCACGGACATGATCTACGGCCACACGGTCACCCAGCCGATGACCGAGGAGCACCCGGTCGCGCCGCTCGGCGAATATGGCTGGTCGAAGCAGAAGACCGAGGAGCTCGCCGCGCAATGGCGCAAGCGCGGCATGTCGATCTCGCTTTTTCGACCGCGGCTGATCATCGGTCCCGGCCGGCTCGGGATCCTGGAAAAGCTGTTCAAACTGATCGACTGGAATTTTCCTGTGCCGATGATCGGCTCGGGCAAGAACCCCTATCAGTTCATCTCGGTGTTCGATTGCGCGGAAGCTGCCCGCGCGGCCTGGAAGGCAGGCGTGCCCAACCAGGCCTATAATCTGGGCTCCCTCAATCCGCCGCCGGTGAAGAAATTGCTGGGCGACCTGATCAAGCATGCCGGCTCGAAATCGCTGCTGATCCCGACGCCGGGCTGGGCGGTCAAGCGCACCCTCGACCTGCTCGATCTCATGAACATGCCGATCATGGATCCCGAACAATATCTGATCGCCGATGAGGAGTGCGTGCTCGACGTATCCAAGGCCGAGCGCCAGCTCGGCTGGGTGCCGCAATATCGCGACGAGGACATGCTGATCGCCGCCTACAGCGAATACCGCGCCAAGAAAGACGGGCTTGCCGTCACCGCAAATCATGTCCCCGCCGAATAGGTGGGACGACCAGGAGAACTCCGAAATGACCGTCATGGCCAAGCCTGAGCAGACGAACGCGCGCACCATGCTCGGCGCGCCGGCGTTGTCGCCTACCGCCATCGCCAAGCCCGACCTGATCAGCGTCGAGCAGGCGAAGGCGATGGATGTTGCGCGCATGACCGACTTGTTCAAGGCGCATCTCAATCCGGGCCAGCTGCATTTCATGAAGCTGCTCGGCTTCCACAAGATCAAGATCGAGCGTGCCGAAGGCATGTTCTACATCGACCAGAACGGCCGCAAGATTCTCGACTTCTTCGGCGGCTTCGGTTCGCTGGCCTTCGGCCACAACCATCCGCGCATCCTGGAGGCCCGGCGCAAATTCCAGGAGGAGAAGCGCCAGGAAATCGCCATCGCCTTCATGTCGCAATATGCATCGGCCCTTGCGCACAACATCGCCAAATGCTCGCCCGGCGATCTCGACATGGTGTTTCTGGGCTCGTCGGGTTCGGAAGCGATGGAAGCGGCGGTGAAGCTCGCCGAGCGCGCCGCCGGGCCTAAGAGGCCAAAAATCGTCTATGCCGAGAATTCCTTCCACGGCAAGACCAAGGGCGTGCTCGGCATTACCGATGGCCAGCTCTACCGCGCGGACTTCAAGATGGCTGAGAACACCGTTCGCATTCCGTTCGCCGATATCGAAGCGGTCGAGCGGCTGTTCCGCTCCGACCCGGAGGTCGGCGTCATCGTGCTTGAGACAATCCAGGGCGGCGGCGGCATCATCCAGGCGCCGGCCAAATACTGGCAGAAATTGCGCGTGCTCTGCGACCAGTATGGCGTGCTGTGGGTGGCGGACGAAGTGCAGTGCGGCTATGGCCGTTCGGGACGCTTCTATGCCTTCGAGCATTATGGCGTCGTGCCCGATGTGACGGCGCTGGCGAAATCGCTCGGCGCCGGCAAGGCGGCGGTCGGCGCGATGATCGCCCGGCGCGAGGTCTATATGAAGGCCTATGGCACGCCGAAGACGGCGATGATCCATGCCATGGCCACCTTTGGCGGCATGGGCGAGGCCTGCGTCACCGCGATCGAGGGCATCAACGTGCTCTATGATGAGGGGCTGATCGACAACGCCGCCACTACCGGCGACTATCTGCTGCAGCGCCTGCAGGCGCTGAAGGAGAAGTACCCGAAGATCATCAAGGATGTGCGCGGCAAAGGCTTTATGGTCGGGCTCGAGTTCCACGACTTCTCGCAGACCTTGCCGATGGTGCTGCGTCCGATCGTCAGCGTCCTCGACGACAAGCTGAAGGGCTCGCTGTCGGGCTTCGTCGGCGCGCTGTTGCTGCGCGACTATGACGTGCTCGTCGCCTTCACCGAATACAACCGCAACGTCATCCGTCTCGAGCCGCCGCTGATCTGCCAGCGCGAGCATGTCGACCATTTCGTCGATGCCTTCGATAGCCTGCTGTCGCGCGGCATCGTGGGGATCGTGAAGGATTTCGTCAAAAGCCAGGTCCGTTAAAGAAGTCCGTTGAGCGAAGTCCCGAGTCCGACAATGCTGAGCAAGTCTCCCGCCCCGCAAAACACACTCGACCGGCTGACCGCGGCCGCTCTGGCGTGGGGCGAGGGGACTTATGCGCGATGGGCCGCGCCAATCGGCGCGATCGCGTTTTCGCTCTATATCCTGCTGACGGCGTTTACCGCCTGGAC
This region of Mesorhizobium sp. C432A genomic DNA includes:
- a CDS encoding UbiA family prenyltransferase encodes the protein MDARSDKNAIPLAVDLDGTLIATDLLWEGLFILLKKNPLYVFLVPFWLAAGPARLKQAIADRIDIDPASLPYREALLQRLLADHSDGRKIVLATGTPRKFAETIAAHLGVFDYVLATDGPHNMTSGRKRDALIAAYGDGGFDYAGNSRHDLKVFGAARNAIVVAPDRHAKRWQAAHSAERMPAPKRTLKTFVKMMRVHQWLKNSLIAVPMVLSHEYFNINMIWQCLLAFVSFSAVASAIYILNDFFDLALDRKHPTKRNRPFASGALSIPFGLGAMAVLLAIGIAAGLLLPIEFLGVLAGYLVVTTAYSLSFKRMLLADVLTLAGLYTVRVLAGAAATGVEVSFWLLAFSIFFFLSLALVKRYVELRTTAIPVGERIAGRGYRIEDQEIVAQAGMASAFSSALVLALYMDSVAVRELYPHPWLVWPLAPIVLYLTMRVWILARRNEMNDDPVIFIIRDWRSQIVVVIGAALLVAGGW
- a CDS encoding FAD-binding oxidoreductase; its protein translation is MAGERYRSFGLATPAAKRAIAADDAIALMRSGKATKNALLAYGNGRSYGDSCQNGPGAVVDMRPLNRIGAFNAETGLLEAEAGVFLSDIIAHTAPYGFFPTVVPGTQFVTLGGAIANDVHGKNHHRRGTFGCHVESFTLLRSDGRTYTCSATDNARLFAATIGGMGLTGLILSASIRLMRVHSLDIAEKVTRFADLGEFFELAEAADQANEYAVAWIDQLAGGHGRGRGLLLTGNHAEYGSHAASRAGSRFSVPFQPPFNVLNRPFLTAFNAAYRWKKGRSPGPSQTGYQGFFFPLDGVGDWNRLYGPKGLYQHQSLVPENVARQTVPALLEAARRAGQGSFLTVLKRFGSIRSPGLLSFPRPGFTLTLDFPNRGDRTLALLSELDGITVAAGGAVNPYKDARMGADTFAASFPNWQRLEALRDPAFVSSFWLRTAKKLNVRPGRVEAAE
- a CDS encoding EamA family transporter; the protein is MKYIVFILFTVMTNAAAQLMLKQGMMSLGPISFEGTNPLLRLLQVVFSPWVFLGLCTFVISMASHLYVLSKVELSFAYPFLSLAYVAVAIFAYFIFREDLNAWRIAGIAFICVGTVLIAQSGRDLGGRGHDDQTASIIPNKTSEIVR
- a CDS encoding NAD(P)-dependent oxidoreductase, coding for MRHVIFGGDGFVGRHLAPKLVADGEEVVVADIVKSDLAHYRNVRFVTCDVTDTASVANIGLKADDMVYNLSAKMLSPIQVRAKRHDFFFPVNLHGTEHIMQAMDKAGASKLVHYTTDMIYGHTVTQPMTEEHPVAPLGEYGWSKQKTEELAAQWRKRGMSISLFRPRLIIGPGRLGILEKLFKLIDWNFPVPMIGSGKNPYQFISVFDCAEAARAAWKAGVPNQAYNLGSLNPPPVKKLLGDLIKHAGSKSLLIPTPGWAVKRTLDLLDLMNMPIMDPEQYLIADEECVLDVSKAERQLGWVPQYRDEDMLIAAYSEYRAKKDGLAVTANHVPAE
- a CDS encoding aspartate aminotransferase family protein, with the protein product MLGAPALSPTAIAKPDLISVEQAKAMDVARMTDLFKAHLNPGQLHFMKLLGFHKIKIERAEGMFYIDQNGRKILDFFGGFGSLAFGHNHPRILEARRKFQEEKRQEIAIAFMSQYASALAHNIAKCSPGDLDMVFLGSSGSEAMEAAVKLAERAAGPKRPKIVYAENSFHGKTKGVLGITDGQLYRADFKMAENTVRIPFADIEAVERLFRSDPEVGVIVLETIQGGGGIIQAPAKYWQKLRVLCDQYGVLWVADEVQCGYGRSGRFYAFEHYGVVPDVTALAKSLGAGKAAVGAMIARREVYMKAYGTPKTAMIHAMATFGGMGEACVTAIEGINVLYDEGLIDNAATTGDYLLQRLQALKEKYPKIIKDVRGKGFMVGLEFHDFSQTLPMVLRPIVSVLDDKLKGSLSGFVGALLLRDYDVLVAFTEYNRNVIRLEPPLICQREHVDHFVDAFDSLLSRGIVGIVKDFVKSQVR